The Melospiza georgiana isolate bMelGeo1 chromosome 19, bMelGeo1.pri, whole genome shotgun sequence genome segment GATGCAGAGAGAATCAGTGCTCAGTGGCCTGGCTTAGCCTGATCCCTGTCCTGAAGCACCAGCCCTAGAGaaacacccagccctgctctgccctgtgctttCCCTGCCACTGCACAGCTTCCTAGACCAGGGCAGAACCTTCCCGCAGCTTCTCCAGTGCTGAGAGGGacggggagcagagctgggcttctCCGTGGGCACGGGAAtcctccctggcacaggcagggcaccTCCCGAGCAGCTCGGAGGCCCGGAGTGCCGGGAGCGTCCCTCGATGCGCATCCCCGCGGGGCGGGAGCAGACGAGACAGATTTGTGCTGCTATCTTTAGGACGTGTAATGCTAATGGGATTACAGCAGCGTGCGTGCTCACGCTGTAatcagctccctgctccagttGATGTGCTCCTAATCAGGCTGTTCACCTTGCACAGGGtgggctggctgcaggacaTGGCTGTGAGGCTCAGTTTGGGTCAGTGGCAGGAAACCCTCGACCCCCTCAGCACCCTTTGTACCCCATCAGCTGGGGATCCGTGCACTGCACAGCCCGTGCCATTCACCTTCCaacccccagcccaggctctgcctccctgctctgcctgtggctCTGTCCCCAGTCTCCTCAAGGGGACatccccaccctggggacaggcaggtgctgtgtgggcagcagcagggcttgcAAAATGTGTCCTGCAGGGTGGAGGCATCCCAGTCACTTCTCCTTGGTTGTTTCCAGCAAGAGGGGAAGGCAGAAAGGGGAAAGGTCCTTGCTCTCTGCTCAGAGCCAGATGGGCCCTGCCTCCTGTGGGCATCAGGAATTCAGGTCTTTCCAGCAGTGTCAGTTGTAATTGGGAAACAAGTAAGAAACGAGGCCTTTGGGAGGAAGGGCAGCTGGGGCATTCTGAAGCGATTCTGGTCTGCATAAATTATgacagagcagccaggaggaAGAGCCACCTGTGCAGGATGGACCCCAGGATCCCCCCACCTCCCACTGCAGCCAGGGATGCCCTGTGGGTGCCTCTGCAGCACCAGAGGCAGTTTCACCCTCCCTCGGTTCTCTGCCCACATCCAGCACCGCTTCCTCTCCTCCCAACCTGTGGGCAGAGGCCAGACCCCAACCTCCCCCTTTGCACCTACATCCTGCCCGTaatgccagctcccagcaggatgccccgagctgctgcaggaagccctggcagccctggctctgttTTTGCAGCTGGGTCGGTTACGAGCACACCGGCTTCTGCGGGCAGCAGTTCATCCTGGAGAGGGGAGAGTACCCGCGCTGGGACGCCTGGAGCGGCAGCAACGCCTACCACATCGAGCGCCTGATGTCCTTCCGCCCCGTCTGCTCCGCTGTGAGTGTCCCACCCGCCTCTGAGCCCCTGAAAACGGCCCAGGCCACGCCAGGGAGGTTAGGAAGGGAAAACACACGGGGCAGGCTCAGCGCTTCATCCCCCAGTCCCAGCAGGGTTTGCTCTTTCTGTCCTGTTTTTAAAGCTTTGGAGGGAGTTTCTGGGCTAGCTGTACATGAGCAGAGTAGGGGACAGCCTGCCTGAGACAGCAGCTGTGGCATAGCTGGCACCTCCCAGCCACTCAGAAAACTCCAACCAGCCAGGGTCTGAACACCTCCCTGTCCAGGCACCCTCTGAGTAATGCCATAGGGAGaatgccacagccctgccattGCCACCCAcactggggagggagcagcacctcCCCCTCACCCCTGCTCTCCCCCACAGAATCACAAGGAATCCAAGATCACCATTTTTGAGAAAGACAACTTCATCGGCCGCCAGTGGGAGATTGCTGATGACTACCCCTCGCTGCAGGCCATGGGCTGGGCCAACAACGAAGTGGGCTCCATGAAGATCCAGTGTGGCGCGtaagtgacagcagcagcagcagggacaagcTGCCATCACTGTGCCACCACGGCGGGAAGGGGACACCCTGTAACCCCCCTGCTTACCTCTTTGTCCTTTTCTTCCAGCTGGGTGTGCTACCAGTATCCCGGGTACCGTGGCTACCAGTACGTCCTGGAGTTTGACCACCACGGTGGAGACTACAAGCACTGGAGAGAGTGGGGTTCACACGCCCAGACCTCCCAGATCCAATCCATCAGGCGTGTCCAGCAGTAGCTCCTCACTTCCCAGTACATCTCTGCAAAGGTTTCGAAAGCTCACCGGCTCCCTCTTGGTGCTAATACTCCCCTCCCGAAATAACCACCCCCTCTCGTACTGCCACTGCTTATGGAACAACACTCCCAAAACGGTACCGACTGCCACAATTGCCAATAAATgtgactgaaagaaaaagataaatcaGCTTGGTGTGTGTTTGCTGGGGTGTGTTTGGGATTGAGGTTGCAAATCCCCATTACAGGAGCAGATTCATTCCTATTTATTTTAAGCTGGGCTGAAGTGAGGTGGGGCTCACACTGAGGGAGGTTCAGACCCCCACTGCTGCACAGACACCCTTGTTtatttccctccctgccctctccttcccctgacAAAGTAAAGGACACCTGGATCCACCCCACCTATGtacacacagctcctgggctctacggccagcacagccaggccttTAGGatccaaagccaggctgctcctTGAAAACGCAACAAAGAAAGTCACACTGACACCCacaaactttaaaatttttattcaaCAATTTAC includes the following:
- the CRYBA1 gene encoding LOW QUALITY PROTEIN: beta-crystallin A3 (The sequence of the model RefSeq protein was modified relative to this genomic sequence to represent the inferred CDS: deleted 1 base in 1 codon) codes for the protein MGEAAVPPELDTDPAAAKMAQTNPLPVPMGPWKSVRSRGRENRQPQPCHPPVPERLRSSLRTAALPRELISAGITVYDQENFQGKRMEFTSACPNIMECGFDNIRSLKVECGAWVGYEHTGFCGQQFILERGEYPRWDAWSGSNAYHIERLMSFRPVCSANHKESKITIFEKDNFIGRQWEIADDYPSLQAMGWANNEVGSMKIQCGAWVCYQYPGYRGYQYVLEFDHHGGDYKHWREWGSHAQTSQIQSIRRVQQ